Genomic DNA from Enterococcus saccharolyticus subsp. saccharolyticus:
TGTGGAAAATGTTTCTAAATAGATTCCTTGATAGTGGACTTTGGCAAATTCAAGTGCTTGAGTCATCAACTGTTGTCCGTAGCCTTTGCCTTTGACTGTATGACTGAGATAGAGTTTTTGTAATTCTGCCACATGTTCTTTAAATGGAGCAACGCCAACACCTCCAAGGACTTGCTCATTTTCTACGAGAACCCAATAAGCAGCATTTGGTAGCGAATAGAAATGAGATAACTGATCTAGCTCAGAATCAAAATAAGCTGTTCCGGGAACATCTAAGTGGTAATATTCTAAATTTTCACGAATAATGTTAGCAATGGCAGCATTGTCTTTTTCTTGTATGGGACGAATATGCATCTTTCTTCTCCTTTTGAGTGATTTTATTCGAAAATAATAATGAAAATTCTTTTTAGTACTTGAAAGTTTCAGAAAACTCATGTAGAATTTTGAAGGTTTAATTAATTTTATAAAGTTGGGGATGGATTTGCAATGTCTAAGTATCAACGAAAAGTTTTAGTTTCTACTTCTGCGGGAATCGCATTAGAAAACATGGATATTATGTTTCTTGCGTTTTCACTTTCTTCTATCATTTCAACATTTGGGATTTCAGGCACACAAGCAGGACTAATTGCAACGGTCACCAATTTAGGAATGTTAGTTGGTGGTATCTTTTTTGGGTTAATGGCGGACAAGTATGGTCGTGTCAAAGTCTTTTCTCAAACAGTTATTTTATTTTCGATTGCGTCATTATTAATGTATTTTGCATCAAATATTTATTTAGTGTATTTATTCCGTTTTATCGCTGGAATTGGTGCTGGTGGGGAATATGGGGCATGTATGTCGTTAATTTCTGAAACATTTCCCAAAAAACATTTAGGAAAAGCCGCGTCTACGGCAGGAATTGGTGCCCAAGTTGGTGCCATGCTCGCAGCGGTTTTAGCTTCGTTGATTATTCCCCTTTATGGTTGGAAAATGTTGTATGTGATTGGGGTTTTACCAGTCATTATGGTCTTATTCATTCGTCGTGATTTGAAAGAACCCGAAGCATTTGAGAAAAATAAAGCAACTGGACGTAAGACCAGTTTATTGGAATTATTTGCGACACCTAAAATTGCTTGGCAAACAATTGGTTTAAGTACTATGGTCACTGTTCAAATTGCTGGTTACTTTGGATTAATGAACTGGTTGCCTTCCATTATGCAAGCGCGTTTAGGGTTATCTGTATCGGGTTCTTCTTTATGGATGGTGAGCACCATTGTAGGGATGTCAATTGGTATGATGACGTTTGGGACAGTTATGGATAAAATCGGTCCACGTCGTTCGTTTGCCATTTTCTTGATTTGTTCGGCTTTGTCCGTATATTTATTAGTCTTAGCCAATAATCAATGGACATTGATCGCGGCTGCTGTCGTGGTAGGGTACTTTATTAATGGGATGTATGGTGGATATGGTGCAGTGATTAGTCGTTTGTATCCAACCGAAGTACGCGCAACTGCGAATAATTTTATTATGAATTTAGGTCGTGCGGTGGGTGGTTTTTCTTCGATTGTGATTGGCTTTTTAATGGATAACTACAACTTACAAGCAGTTATTTTGTTCTTATCAATTATCTATTTAATTAGCTTAACTGTTCTTATGACCATTCCAGGTGTGAAAGAATTAAGAGAAAAAGCGTAAAAGGAGTAGTGCTACTCCTTTTTTTATTAGGAGCACATCAATGAAAATTTTTAGAAAGAAATGGTTTCACCTATTTTTAGTGGTATTTTCTTAGTCGGTTTTACATTATTAGGAATAGGATCAGAAAAAGTCCTAAGAAAAGGGGAGTGAGCAGTGTTCAGTGGGGTACTTATCAATAGTGCCGCAATTATTTTAGGTGGCTGTTTGGGCGCAATTTT
This window encodes:
- a CDS encoding MFS transporter, coding for MSKYQRKVLVSTSAGIALENMDIMFLAFSLSSIISTFGISGTQAGLIATVTNLGMLVGGIFFGLMADKYGRVKVFSQTVILFSIASLLMYFASNIYLVYLFRFIAGIGAGGEYGACMSLISETFPKKHLGKAASTAGIGAQVGAMLAAVLASLIIPLYGWKMLYVIGVLPVIMVLFIRRDLKEPEAFEKNKATGRKTSLLELFATPKIAWQTIGLSTMVTVQIAGYFGLMNWLPSIMQARLGLSVSGSSLWMVSTIVGMSIGMMTFGTVMDKIGPRRSFAIFLICSALSVYLLVLANNQWTLIAAAVVVGYFINGMYGGYGAVISRLYPTEVRATANNFIMNLGRAVGGFSSIVIGFLMDNYNLQAVILFLSIIYLISLTVLMTIPGVKELREKA
- a CDS encoding GNAT family N-acetyltransferase, which produces MHIRPIQEKDNAAIANIIRENLEYYHLDVPGTAYFDSELDQLSHFYSLPNAAYWVLVENEQVLGGVGVAPFKEHVAELQKLYLSHTVKGKGYGQQLMTQALEFAKVHYQGIYLETFSTMDKAIHLYEKNHFEKLTIPLGSSGHDTMDCWYLKQF